A genome region from Oncorhynchus gorbuscha isolate QuinsamMale2020 ecotype Even-year linkage group LG26, OgorEven_v1.0, whole genome shotgun sequence includes the following:
- the LOC124015735 gene encoding C-C chemokine receptor type 7-like, which yields MTAVKDTRILVPALLIWTYFETCFSQNENVTTEFITDYTDYPTDKTDLDYDHWTQQCQKESNRHFRSWFMPTFYSLICFLGLVGNILVIGTYVYFNRLKTGTDVFLLSLSVADLLFAVSLPLWATNSMTEWVLGLFICKVMHTIYKVSFYSGMFLLTSISVDRYFAISKAVSAHRHRSTAVFISKVTSVVIWVMALVFSVPEMSYTNISNKTCTPYTAGSDQVRVGIQVSQMVLGFVLPLLIMAFCYGAIVKTLCQARSFEKNKAIKVIFAVVAVFLLCQVPYNLVLLLTTLDTANGGSKDCLYDNSLLYASDITQCLAFMRCCLNPFVYAFIGVKFRRDLLKLLKDLGCMSQERFFQYTCGKRRSSAVAMETETTTTFSP from the exons ATGACCGCTGTCAAAG ATACACGAATCTTAGTACCAGCTCTGTTGATCTGGACCTACTTTGAG ACTTGCTTCTCTCAGAACGAAAACGTGACCACAGAGTTCATCACTGATTACACTGATTACCCCACAGACAAGACTGACTTGGATTATGATCATTGGACCCAGCAATGCCAGAAGGAATCCAACCGCCACTTCCGCTCCTGGTTCATGCCCACCTTCTACTCCCTCATCTGCTTCCTCGGTCTGGTCGGTAACATCCTGGTGATCGGTACCTACGTCTACTTCAACCGGCTGAAGACCGGGACCGATGTGTTCCTGCTCAGCCTGTCCGTCGCCGACCTGCTGTTTGCCGTGTCGCTGCCCCTCTGGGCGACCAACTCCATGACGGAATGGGTGCTGGGGCTGTTCATCTGCAAGGTCATGCACACCATCTATAAGGTCAGCTTCTACAGCGGCAtgttcctcctcacctccatCAGCGTGGACAG GTACTTCGCCATCTCCAAGGCCGTCTCTGCCCACCGCCACCGCTCCACGGCCGTGTTCATTAGCAAGGTGACCTCTGTGGTCATCTGGGTGATGGCGCTGGTCTTCTCTGTGCCCGAGATGTCCTACACCAACATCAGCAACAAGACCTGCACCCCCTACACCGCCGGCTCAGACCAGGTGCGCGTGGGCATCCAGGTGAGCCAGATGGTCCTGGGGTTTGTTCTGCCACTCCTAATCATGGCCTTTTGTTACGGCGCCATTGTGAAGACCCTGTGCCAGGCCCGGAGCTTTGAGAAGAACAAGGCCATCAAGGTGATCTTCGCTGTGGTGGCGGTCTTCCTGCTCTGCCAGGTGCCCTATAATCTGGTACTGCTGCTGACCACTCTCGACACAGCTAACGGGGGCAGCAAGGACTGCCTCTACGACAACAGCCTCCTCTACGCCTCTgacatcacccagtgcctggctTTCATGAGGTGCTGCCTCAACCCCTTTGTGTACGCGTTCATCGGGGTGAAGTTCCGCCGCGACCTCCTGAAGCTGCTGAAGGATCTGGGCTGTATGAGCCAGGAGAGATTCTTCCAGTACACCTGCGGAAAGAGGAGGAGTTCAGCGGTCGCCATGGAAACCGAGACCACAACCACTTTCTCCCCCTAA